In the genome of Triticum urartu cultivar G1812 chromosome 5, Tu2.1, whole genome shotgun sequence, one region contains:
- the LOC125507854 gene encoding uncharacterized protein LOC125507854, whose amino-acid sequence MLTMAPQEKKSKLAAAMAPGPPPTLPDELVEEILVRIPPDDPASLLRASLVCKSWSEVVSRRGFRRLLHDFHRAPPVLGYLHDYKDMPDFIPSTASPFSLAVPHRRLWQAVDCRHGRALFLSNPKCPYTKELLMWEPITGAQQRIPVPAAFQSGRTTAAVFCTADGCDHCHCHGGPFCVVFVFSVDDEEIREGAVEQEYVTSACVYSSDTGAWGEPTLMHGECYMSFTCYSSVLVGRSLLYFLSDGGLVLEYDLARHRLIWFDVPYSCSIKDIFDCNLMLAENGGLGLVEELNPHLQLWSREADARWVPGRIIYSGSLSLNGAPVEEVHVAGFAEGANIIVVTTSAGVFSIQVQSGHANKVCDEAKGCDYFGYGNMIPIVGYYTPVPKLST is encoded by the coding sequence ATGCTCACCATGGCACCTCAAGAAAAGAAAAGTAAACTAGcggccgccatggcaccaggacCGCCGCCAACACTCCCGGACGAGCTTGTAGAAGAGATCCTCGTCCGCATCCCGCCCGACGAcccggccagcctcctccgtgcCTCCCTCGTCTGCAAGTCCTGGAGCGAGGTCGTCTCCCGCCGTGGGttccgccgcctcctccacgaTTTCCACCGCGCACCCCCGGTGCTCGGGTATCTCCACGACTACAAGGACATGCCCGATTTCATCCCCTCCACCGCATCGCCATTCTCCCTCGCCGTTCCCCACCGCCGGCTCTGGCAGGCCGTCGACTGCCGCCACGGCCGCGCCCTCTTCCTGTCCAACCCCAAGTGCCCGTACACCAAGGAACTCCTCATGTGGGAGCCAATCACAGGTGCCCAGCAGCGCATACCGGTGCCCGCAGCATTCCAGAGTGGCCGCACAACCGCCGCCGTGTTCTGCACAGCGGATGGCTGCGACCACTGCCACTGCCACGGAGGTCCCTTTTGCGTGGTCTTCGTCTTCTCCGTCGACGACGAAGAAATACGCGAAGGCGCCGTCGAGCAGGAGTATGTCACGTCGGCGTGCGTATACTCGTCGGACACTGGCGCCTGGGGCGAGCCGACCTTGATGCATGGCGAGTGTTACATGTCCTTCACATGTTATTCCAGTGTGCTTGTTGGGAGGTCTCTGCTCTACTTCTTGTCCGATGGTGGGTTGGTCCTGGAGTATGACTTGGCAAGGCACAGGCTGATTTGGTTCGACGTACCATACTCCTGCAGCATTAAGGATATATTTGATTGCAACCTCATGCTGGCGGAGAACGGTGGACTGGGACTCGTCGAAGAATTGAATCCGCATCTGCAGTTGTGGTCAAGAGAGGCCGATGCCCGATGGGTACCGGGCCGGATCATCTACTCGGGAAGTTTGTCCCTAAACGGCGCTCCGGTGGAAGAAGTCCATGTGGCGGGCTTTGCCGAGGGAGCAAACATCATTGTTGTAACCACATCTGCTGGCGTGTTCTCAATCCAAGTACAATCAGGGCATGCAAACAAGGTGTGTGATGAGGCCAAAGGGTGTGATTATTTTGGCTATGGTAATATGATTCCAATTGTGGGGTATTACACTCCTGTACCCAAGTTGAGCACATGA